The sequence below is a genomic window from Polyangiaceae bacterium.
TCCACGCCGCAGGTCGAGTCGCTCACCATAGAGCCCGCGAGCGTCACCATCGACGTGACGAACGGCAGCTCCACGCCGGTAGCGCTCAAGGCCATCGCCCACTACGCCGGCGGCACCACGGCGCCGGTGCAAGCGGACTGGTCCTTCGATCGCGTCGATCTCGGTATTGTCTCCGGCTCCGGCAGCCTATCCGCGCACGGCACCAAGGGCGGCACCGGCACCGTCACTGCGACCGTGGGCTCTCAGAGCGCCACCGCCGGGGCAACCATCAACCTGCACTTCGATGACAACTCCGCGAACCTCTCGCAGGCCGATCAGGACAAGTTCAAGACGCCGGACGCCAACCCCAGCGGCACGTTCCTCTACCCCTACGACGAGACGGTGTTCGCCCGCGGCATCTTGCCGCCGGAGCTGATGTGGAGCGACGGCGCTGCGGGGGACGCCTACAAGATCGAGATCGTCGACAAGAACGTCACGCTCACCAGCTACGTGAACGCGGACCCGCCCAGCCGCTACCTGATGGACAAGAAGTGGTGGGAAGCGCTTACGGAGAGCAGCGACGGTAGCCCGGTGTCCGTCAAGGTGCAGCGCCTCGATGGCGGCGGCGTCGCGCATCAACCGATGGCCGAGACCTGGAGCATCGCCCCCGGCAGTCTGCGCGGCAGCATCTACTATTGGGCCGTAAACACCGGTACGCTGATGAAGATCGCCCCGGGAGCCGGCAGTCCCGTGCCCGTGTTCGATCCCGGTCCCGCGGATCAGCTCGGCACCCCGGCGCCCGCCAACTACAACAACACCACGCCGCCGTGGGAGAGCGGCGGCAACAACAAGCGCTGCGTGGCCTGTCACACGGTGAGCAAGGACGGCTCCACGATAGCCACCGTGTTCGAGAAGAAGGGATCCACTGCGAGCCCCTGGGGCACGGTGGATCTGACCCAGAGCACGCCCAGCGTCACCCAGATCACGGCGTACGATTCCACGACCATCTACCTCGCCATCACGCCGGACGGCGCGTACGTCGTGCACAACGATCTGAACATGACGATGCACCTGACGGACGCGAAGACCGGCGCGCCCATCGCGTCCGCGCTGGACGCCACCTCGGCCGTTGCGGATCCCGCGTTTTCCCCCGACGGCAAGCGCATGGCCTTCTCCAGCAACGTGGTGGGCAGCTACCCCGTGGAGTTCAACAAGGCGGATCTCGACGTGTTCGATTTCGACGCCGCCACGCAGACCTTCCAGAACCGCCAGACCATCGTCCCGGGCGGCGGGCAAGCCATCGCGTTCCCGAGTTTTTCCCCGGATTCGAAGTGGATCTTCTATCAGAAGGGCGACTACAGCCGCGCCAAGTACGGCGCCGGTGGCAACATGACCGGTCACGACGAGCTGTACGTGACGGACGTGGCCAAGCAGGTCGGCGAGCTCAAGCTCTCCGCCGCCAGCGGTTCCACCCTCGCTCCGCGCAATCAACAACGTAGCTATCAACCGACGGTCAATCCCATCTCCGTGGGTGGCTACGTCTGGGTCGTGTTCGTGAGCCCCCGTGACTACGGCAACCGCATGCTCTCCACTACGGATGCCACCACCGAGAACCGCAAGCAGCTGTGGGTCGCCGCCGTGGACGTGAACCCCACGCCGGGCAAGGACCCGAGCCACCCCGCCTTCTGGCTACCCGGGCAGGACATCGACACCGTCAACATGAGCGGCTACTGGGCGCTCGAGCCCTGCAAGCAAGAGGGCACTTCGTGCGACGACGGCTACGAGTGTTGCACCGGGTTCTGTCGCGATCAGGGCAACGGTACCTTCGCCTGCGTGCCGCCGCCCACGAACGAGTGCGCCAAGATCGGCGAGAAGTGCACCACCGCTGCGGATTGCTGCAAGCCGCCCTCGAACGTCGAGTGCATCGGTGGCTTCTGTGCCTCGCCGGGCCCTGCTTGATGCGAAGGGATGTTGGTCCGGCGCGATGCCCGTCGCGCCGCGTGCTTCCGCGGCGGACCGACACCCTTTCTCAAAGACAAACGTCGTAGAGCCCGCGGTAGTCGGCGAAATGGCCCTTGAAAGTGCCGCCGCCGGCGGGGCGGAGCTCCACGCCGTTCACGGAGAAGTACAGCTCCACGTCGGTCTCCACGTACATGCCGTCGGGTGACACGGTCAGTGCCACGTCGGGGCAATTCGCCGGATCCACAACGGTGCCCTTGCCCAACGGATCGAACGGCCGAAGCGGGACGGCGTAGCGCGCGTCGTTGCCGTTCCGCTTTTCGAAGCTCACGTACTGCCAGGCGAAGTCCTGCTGGCCGCTGAAGCGGTAGTACACGCGGGCGTCGAGGGTCTGCCACAGATCGGGATTGTCCCAGTCGGTGACGCCTTGTTTCCATACGTCGAAGGTGAGCTCGGCGATGGTGGCGCGCTGTCGCGCCCAGGTGTCGAAGGTGAAGCCTTGCGCCAGCGGAACGCGATCCCAGTCGCAGGCCTGGCCACCGTTGCAGGTCCAGCGCGAGACCACGCTGGCGGCGTTGCCCATCCAGCCGGGCGCATTGGCAGGAAGGCCGACGCTGAAGTGGTAGTTCTGCCCGAAGTTGGAGTCGTAAGCGTTGCAGCCCCAGACGTTGCTGTTCTGGAACCAGACTTCGAGATCTCCGCTTTCGGTCAGCGGGATGCTGGGCTCGATCACGCTGCCGGTTGGCGAGTGACCGGCGACGAGGGTGCTCTCCACGGCGCCACCGTTGAAACGGTAGAAGGCCGTGATGGACCACGCCGGGCCGCCGGAGAGCTCGCCCCGACACTGAGGCAGGCGCGTGATGTCGTAGCTGATGGCGGCGCTGTCGTTCTGGGCCAGGGTGCCGCTTACGGTCTCGCCCCAACTTCCGTCGAACTCGAGCTCGGCGCCGCCCCCGGACCAGCTCGCGGCTACGGGGGCCCTGCCTCCGTTGGGCTCCGAACCGCAGCCAGCCAGAGACAACAGGGTGAGAGCCAGGAAGAGACGACGCATGGGGAGCACCTCCGAACGGCGCGCACCCACTACGCCCTACATTGTAGGTGGTCAAGCGCTGGGCATCATGGCGCGGATTTCCGGCGCAAGCGGCGGGCGAGGGTGCTGCGGTCCACACCCAGAAAGCGGGCTGCTTCCGAGAGGTTGCCGGCGCTCCGCTGCACGACGCGGTCGATGTACCAGCGCTCGACCTGGGCCAAGGGCCAGCTGCCATCCACCAATGCCGGGGGCAGCGGGGCGGCGGTGGGGGAGGACCGTGGCTCTGCCGTCAGCGCGGGAGGGAGGCCGAGCATCACGTTGCGCAGGGCGTTCTGCAGCTCCCGGACGTTCCCCGGCCAGGGATAGGCACGGGCTTCGGCGCTCTCGAGCCAGGGGCGCAGGTGATCGAGGCCGAGGGCTTGGCCTTCGTCCGCGACGTAGCGGGCCACGAACGCCAAGCCGATGTCGACGATGTCCTCCGGGCGCTGTCGCAGCGGTGGCAGCTGGATCACGTTGCCCGCGAGGCGCTGGTAGAGGTCGCGGCGGAACGAGCCCGCGTCGACCATGGCAGCGAGATCTTGATGCGTGGCCGCGACGTAGCGCACGTCGGCGCGCTCGGGCTTGTCGCTTCCGAGGGGCGTGACCTCGTCGGTCTCCATCACCCGCAGCAGCTTGGCCTGCGCGGTATCGGTGAGATCGCCGATCTCGTCGAGAAAGAAGCAGCCGTCCGCGGCGGAACGGATGCGCCCGGCGCGCGAGCCTTGGGCGCCCGTGAAAGCGCCGCGCACGTGGCCGAAGAGCTCGCTCTCGATCAGCGTGTCGGGGACCGCGGCGGCGTTCAGCGCTGCCCGTGGGCACGGGCTGCCGCTCGCGTCGCCCGGGGTGCCCGCGACGATGGCCTCCGCCACCGTCTCCTTGCCGGTGCCGGTCTCTCCCAGGATCAAGACGTCGTGGTCGCGCACCACGGCCTCGAGCACCAGTGCGTGATAGAGCGACTCGCCGAAGCACGCCGCCCAGGTGTCCCGCCGGACCCGCCGCATGGCCGCGGAGCGACCGCGCAGGGCACCGAGGGCGCGGGTGGAGCGGCCCGCGGCGGCGGCAATGCGGACGTAGCCGGAGCGCGGCAGCTGCTTGGCGAGCCGCGCCGGCAGGGCGTGGTCGTCCAGCAGCTGCTGGGGCTCCATGCCCGCGGCAGACTGGGCGAAGCCGAGGGCGAGCACCAGCCGCTGGGCCAAGACGTGGTCACCACGCTTCAGGGCGTCCGCGACGGGCGCGGCCACGCCTTCCGCCAAGAGCTCCTGGCAAGCCGCAGCCCAGCCGTCGCCGCGAAACGGGTTTTCGATGGCGAGCTCCGCCGCCCGCCAAAGGTGGTTCCGCGGCATGCCGACATGATCTCGCAGCTGCTGTGAATTGCCTAGGCAAATTGCAGCACGAGATGATGAACGGGCAGTGCGGTCGGCGTTTCTTCGATGAAGAGCGCGCGGCACGGCCTTCGCATTGGCGATCGCCAGGAGGTCGCCGTGAATCCGCTCGCCTGGAACAACTTGGTGTTTCTGATCCCCATCGCCTTGGCCGTGGTGTTGATGTTCGGCTCGGCGATGGGCCTGTCGGACTTCGGTGCCGATGCCGATGCGGACGTGGATGCGGACGCGGACGTGGATGCGGACGCGGATGCCGACGCAGATGCCGACGCCGACGCGGATGCGGAACACGACGCCGATGGTGGACACTCCGTGCTGGCGCTCCTGGGCGTCGGCAAGGTGCCGCTCTCCTTGCTGCTGATGACGGCGCTGTTCCTGTTCGGAGGCATCGGGCTGTGCACCAGCACCATTCTCTCACCGGTGCTCGGCGGAACCGCGGCCGGCCTCGTGGCCCTGAGCGGCGCCGTGGTGGGCGCCACGGTCCTCACCGGACTGGTGGCGCGGGTGGTGGCCCGCGTGCTGCCCTCCACCGAGACCTACGCCGGTGACGAGCTGGACTTGGTGGGTTGCACGGGAGTCGCCTTGCTGGACATCGGCGAGAGCTTCGGTGTGGCGCACGTGGCCGATGACGGCGGGGCGCTGATGAAGATCCGCTGCCGTACCTACGAAGGCTCCATCGAGAAGGGGGCGCCCGTGCTGGTGACCGAGCTCGATCCCGTGAGCCACGTGTTCACCGTGGAGAAGAGCCCCGTCTGACGCTGACTACCGCGGACCAATCG
It includes:
- a CDS encoding DUF1449 family protein, with product MNPLAWNNLVFLIPIALAVVLMFGSAMGLSDFGADADADVDADADVDADADADADADADADAEHDADGGHSVLALLGVGKVPLSLLLMTALFLFGGIGLCTSTILSPVLGGTAAGLVALSGAVVGATVLTGLVARVVARVLPSTETYAGDELDLVGCTGVALLDIGESFGVAHVADDGGALMKIRCRTYEGSIEKGAPVLVTELDPVSHVFTVEKSPV
- a CDS encoding sigma-54-dependent Fis family transcriptional regulator, producing the protein MPRNHLWRAAELAIENPFRGDGWAAACQELLAEGVAAPVADALKRGDHVLAQRLVLALGFAQSAAGMEPQQLLDDHALPARLAKQLPRSGYVRIAAAAGRSTRALGALRGRSAAMRRVRRDTWAACFGESLYHALVLEAVVRDHDVLILGETGTGKETVAEAIVAGTPGDASGSPCPRAALNAAAVPDTLIESELFGHVRGAFTGAQGSRAGRIRSAADGCFFLDEIGDLTDTAQAKLLRVMETDEVTPLGSDKPERADVRYVAATHQDLAAMVDAGSFRRDLYQRLAGNVIQLPPLRQRPEDIVDIGLAFVARYVADEGQALGLDHLRPWLESAEARAYPWPGNVRELQNALRNVMLGLPPALTAEPRSSPTAAPLPPALVDGSWPLAQVERWYIDRVVQRSAGNLSEAARFLGVDRSTLARRLRRKSAP
- a CDS encoding PD40 domain-containing protein, coding for MRSKSRALVLASAVVLVFAHACGGDEGGVAGGSGASSGTGGGAGSDSGSGGSAGDAGPIIDSSTPQVESLTIEPASVTIDVTNGSSTPVALKAIAHYAGGTTAPVQADWSFDRVDLGIVSGSGSLSAHGTKGGTGTVTATVGSQSATAGATINLHFDDNSANLSQADQDKFKTPDANPSGTFLYPYDETVFARGILPPELMWSDGAAGDAYKIEIVDKNVTLTSYVNADPPSRYLMDKKWWEALTESSDGSPVSVKVQRLDGGGVAHQPMAETWSIAPGSLRGSIYYWAVNTGTLMKIAPGAGSPVPVFDPGPADQLGTPAPANYNNTTPPWESGGNNKRCVACHTVSKDGSTIATVFEKKGSTASPWGTVDLTQSTPSVTQITAYDSTTIYLAITPDGAYVVHNDLNMTMHLTDAKTGAPIASALDATSAVADPAFSPDGKRMAFSSNVVGSYPVEFNKADLDVFDFDAATQTFQNRQTIVPGGGQAIAFPSFSPDSKWIFYQKGDYSRAKYGAGGNMTGHDELYVTDVAKQVGELKLSAASGSTLAPRNQQRSYQPTVNPISVGGYVWVVFVSPRDYGNRMLSTTDATTENRKQLWVAAVDVNPTPGKDPSHPAFWLPGQDIDTVNMSGYWALEPCKQEGTSCDDGYECCTGFCRDQGNGTFACVPPPTNECAKIGEKCTTAADCCKPPSNVECIGGFCASPGPA